A region of the Mangifera indica cultivar Alphonso chromosome 10, CATAS_Mindica_2.1, whole genome shotgun sequence genome:
aattctatttttaaaacaaagcaAACTGAAGTCAAGCAATGTGCTTCTCCTGGTAAAATCATTGCTAAAGAGCAGATGCAGCTGCGGAGAATTAGTAAAACATACTACagaaataaacaattaataGTGATTCCTGCAATGTGTGTGCagagaagaaaattagaaacacaaaactttataatgaaattaaccctcttaaaccaaattttttcataataaaagaaCTTCTGAGAATATCAAACTAATCCCCTAAGTTGAACCAATTTAAACTTCATTAAGAAAATTGGAAATGACAATAATGGCCTGAAATGTTCATATTGGAGGAAGCCAAAGCAAGCCAAGTCTTGTTTGCCTTCTTTCACcctaaaaaagttaaataaattaaaggaaaTAGTTTTCAAAAAAGAACACCCAAATGATCATAATATCGTGGCAGCCAAACTTAAGGTGATGAGTGATCACACGAAAATCACACTATTAGCTTTATTAACATATGACGTAACAAatgaaatgataataaaaaatgatagggGTGATGATGATAAAGACAATAATGATGATTGTTTAAATTCTTCAATATGAAGAAAATAAGATATTGTTGAATCCATGTGAAAGCTAACCTGAATATCTTAATGAGATGTTGCCACCGATCTCCTGCTTTGCCTGAAGCCTTGACTGTAGGCAATCAAGAATAACAGTTGTGAAGACTTCAAGCACACTTAAGCAAACTTGAGTACTGGTAATATATGTTTGTGTTTAGAGAAAATTAACACAAATcaggataaataaataatagtatcTAATGCATTAGAAAGTTTCCCAAGTGGTGAAAAGCCACCAATATGTTTTAAGACCgattttgaatttattggaACAAGCATTTTGAAGGTCAACATCTAAGAGTTTTATGACAGCATATGATTAAGATAGCTACAATACGTAAtagaaaaacaacaattttacaataaataagGAGAAAAACATTTGCGAAAAGGTGGAAGAAACTATTTTCATAAACCATTGTATGCATGTTGTAAGGAACTTAAGGTTGTGAGTTCCATAAAAGCTTTGATCAAGAAAATTTGTAGAAAGATGAATATATCTAAGGTTTCACAACCTACAAGATTGAAGACCGAAGACCAAAAGAAGGGAAGAGAAAAGGTTAATGTGACAGAAAACAAACTGAAATGTGTATGagcacaaatatatatatgtgtgtgtgtgtgtgtgtgtgtacaatAAAACAGAACAAGAAGATAataaaaaccagaaaaaaaatacaagcaaAATTTACATAAATACAGCAACAATCAGCAGAAACTACATTCCAGTAAAAATAATGCAAGTAACTTTATCACCATAGATGTAagcaaacctttttttttttttttttttttttgcaaagaCATGGAGCAAACCAGGGACTAACTTACCTTGACAACCAACAAGGGATATGTTGACACAGTTGCTCCTAATTTAGCCAATGCCCCTAGTAAGAAAACCTATATCACATTAAGCATTAGAATGAGAAGTTGAACTCTAGTAAGACCAAAGATATAAACATTCATGATTTTGATATGGGTCCTCCAACTCCATGGGAGGCTAGGAGGATGTGGAAGCTAAGAAAATTCAGACCTATAACTGGCATCTAAGCGTGATATAgcctttaataaaaaagaataaaatcccGTAAAAACAAGGTATTGAACAATCTGAGCTTTATACCTCTAAAgctgataaatttttaaatccttGCTTCTTAGCAGCTCGTTTTTTCCTTAAATGTTTTTGCGAGCCCTCATAAATCATGAACTGGATTGAAGGATTACATACCTAACACACAGAACtccttataaaaaaataagtactTTAACAAGCATTTCAAGTTCACATAATTATCAAGATGCCGCTGACCATAATAAGTGTAGGAACTATTCCTTTCCAGAATCCAGTAATTCCTGCTTCCATGTAAACCTCACGTGCCTAAAAACAAAGCACAAAGAATAATAAGTGTTATGGAAAACTATAATCAAATATCATTCTACAATTGATAACCATAGGTCCAGCGATCATAATCATCATATTTTAGTAGTCATACCAATAAAAAGCTTCTGCCCATCaagaaacataattaatgtaatATGTCAAAAGTTCAATTCCATTTTTGCTTGCAAAAAGTACAAAGGTTTgacataaatttgaaaagtaacagcatacttataatttcaatatttaaatcaatcacAAGCATATACTGAGGAAGATGAGCTATGAAAATAGTATAACCAAAACATTATAAGATAAACTTATCATGATGTAAAGGTTAAATGTATAACTCTGGTAAGAttaatgccaatgacataaCGATTAAAAAATGCCATACACAAGCAAATTAAACAACTTGAACCAACCGCATGGAAAGTTCCATAAGGGTGAGGCTTTATTGAGTCAAGCTCAGCCAATTTTTCCTGTAAAGTTGGACTTGTTGAGCATTCAGAAGCTTCGCTCATTATAGCTTCCCTCTTTGCctccataatttttctttctgctTGAGTATGTGTCTAGATTCAAGAAAAGAAGGACAAGCTTGATTACATGAGATTGTGAAGCATTACTGTATAAAGAAAATTGGGCCAAAGTAatctaaaaaatgtttaaagagAAACACTAAGCCATACCTAGCATGACCCGTAAACATACACTCTTGTGTAGGATTTGCAAAACACAAACATCTTAAAACTCAAAGAGCCACAACTTTTAAAGGGTCAAAGTATAAGGTCATTCTCCATTATTATAATaactaaaaccaaaaacatgtgTATTTCGTTGAGAATAGCAATGGCACCTGCATCCGTGTCACAAGAACCCATATTGGGTTTGTCAGCAATACATTCAACGACCTACCAAAATTAAGGAACATTGTTCAGATTATgcttaaaaaacaacataagtaggagtgaaaaaaaagaaaaaaacaactgCATCATGAGAAGGGCGCACTGGTTCTATTTATTCACATCAAATACAGGTTCAACTATCAGAGAAATCATGGCTCAAAAGATTTACGTTAATAATAAAGGCTTGACTTGACTTTAAAATGCCTTTTGATGACAAGcaaaatcatttttaagaaaattatatggTAAGGGCTTTACCCAGCAAGTGCTGCAACAATAAGCCATGAAAACATGCCAACAGTACCATCCCCACGTCCTTTGCGTTTATTGGCAATTGCAATTGCCTCAGCCTTGTTTTTGAAAAGCTGATAAAAGTAGTAGTAAATTCCCTAGAAAAGAGGAGAAGGAATAAATATGTGATTCATACAAAGTTACAATTCAAGTGAGCTTGGTCTGCacatataatttcttataaGAAAGAGATAGAAGAATAGAAACCTGGGAAGCAGCAGTTCCAAAGAGGGAAGGCGTAAGACCGCTGTAAAGACCTCCCCAACCTTCAGTTTTTATGAGCTGAAAATgacaattcaaaatcaattgcAGCTGAGCATAATATGGTTAGATGGATAGATAGACAAATGAATTCTACCAGGAGGATCTGACGAAGCGTGCCACCTGAAGGACGTTCGGAAGCATTGGAGGAAGCAACTAGCCCTTTCTTGGCGATTCTCTCAGTTTGTTGGCGCGTATTCACCTATACTCACCTCATGTGaagtaattataataaactaacACACCAACAATTGAAAGATGTCACAATTAAGTGTAGTAAAGTCGCTAATTGGGTACCGTTTGTAGGGGATAAGTGATTATCTGAGCAATAATACCACCACCAGCTCCTGCCAGACCATTTGCTATGGCGCTCGACATTCTCTAATTTTGTCTTCAAACTTCACTATACCCAAGTCCTATTTGCTATTTCACATGCTCTGCATCAATGATAGGATTACATAATTACATCCAGCATTTAAGTGCTGACTTTATAAATTACattgttaacaaatttttaaaatttaataaattaattatgccTGAATTGGAGATGTTGTTCCAGGTCTTGGTGTAAACATTAATTGCCAACGACCCTCAATTAAACTAGAGCCTGTCTGCGAGACCTGTTTATGACATTATAAACCctaagaaattgttaatttttacaaCATAATTTGAGCTGTTTCTGCAGCAAATACACTAACcccacaaaacaaaacaatcaaaataataCTCACATACTGGATTGGACAGGCCTTGCAAATCTTCAAAGACTTTCACTGCAAGTAAAACATCCTACAAAGCTTCTAATTCTATTCAAGCAATCACTTTAAaagtataaaagaaaaatgaattaaagcTGTCTATATATTTAGATGccaataaacatataaaaaaaatattatatgttaaagaattttgtaatatttagaATGCAATATTAAATTTCATACGTTGAGTTGCAGAGGAGGTGATGATTCGTCGCGGCCTTAGATGCCAACAAGGGCATCAATGAGCTGGTTTTCTTCTTCAGTGAACGTCAACTACTTGTAGGCTACAATTGAGGTTCTGAAAACAAGAGGAGTTGGAGAGAGCTTGAAGAGGCCGCAAAAGGGTTTCCTTTGGGTAATTGGTGACGTTCAAGCGTCACTATTTGCTGCATGAAATTCTAAGCACCATTATTAAGGGAGTTTGAGGGGTGAGCGTTACTTGGTTGGTGGTGTTCAAAGCAAGATAATCCACAGTACAGATATCATACCGGTATGGCATTATTGTCTGTTTTTTTAACCCTAAAGTTCCCTAAAATAGCTTTTTCCTCCCGGCTAGGAGAAAGTAGTAATACTTCTTACACAAAATATGAGCATAGATAAGTATAAATATGCTAACATGTCATCATAAATACATGTAAATTTACTCAATTTTACGATGCTATTTGTTTTATGTACGgttaaaatgaattcaatttttgaatGGACTTAATCTATACGTAAAAAACcattttgtttatgatttttgggTCTTATTGAGACaatattaaaattgagtttagataaattcaaatcaaatttaatttaataagagtTAATTAGAGttcaatttaaatacaaaataattaaccaaaatttgagtttaacttgattaattataataataataataataataataataataataatgataacgAACAACTAGGATGGACAGTAACATTACAAGACAAGGCAATGAGTCCTTAGATTTTAACAAGAATcatggtaaaaaaataaaacagttgTGATGTAAGCAAACCAGCCAGTCTTCAAACTCGAACAGAATATAGATTTAAACCCAAATTAACTCCATTTGAATATACCCAGGAGGGTTGAATAGGCTGATCAGGTCTATAATGGGCCTCACTTTGCACCCTGTTGCTGAATTAAGCTATCAGAGTGGCAGTTGTGAACTTGTGACTTAAAGATGGAGTCCATGttcacaatttttattttcaaaattgaacgACAGGCCGTCCAATTCCTGACATTATAACCGACACGTCGCTAATACTTCAGTGTACAAATTTATCCAAAACTATCCCGAGAAATTCTAGCCAGTACAAAGACGAAGAAACAAGAAGAGAAACGAAACGAATCCGCCACGGCGATGTTGCATGTATTCTCTTCCCACAATCTTCATACCCGCCAACCATTTCTGGGTTTTCATCATCACCGCCCTAATCCTCTCCCCAATACAGCCTTCCTTTCCGCCGCATGGGCGCTGAAACCAACGGCCGAGATTCATCTACGCAGAGGACATTCAATAAAGTGTATGGCGAACCCTCGGAGAGTGAAAATGGTGGCAAAACAAATAATGAGAGAGCTTTCGGATATGCTCTTAACTGATAAAGTGTTGCAATTTGCAGTCTTGCCTGAAGCTGCCTTAGGAGCCGACCGCTATCTCTCTTCTCTTACCACTATTAGCGACGTTGAAGTCTCCGGTGATTTGCAAgtaattataatcatatatttaactcaaatatttagtcacttcatttaatttttttaatcatcttaAAAGATAgtgaaaaatagaatttttttataagaatttaGTTTTTACTTTGGATTGTATACGAGCTATTGAAAATAGTTTTCGGATTATGAATCAACccgttattattattattattattgttattattattggttCTGGGTTTTGTTTTGGCTACCATGATGTGTGATTTCAACTTGTAaaggtaatttttttccttttcgttGGTTAGACTGCATtgcatttcttctttttttgagTGTTCTGAGTTTGGATGTTAGAGTTTGTCATGATTTTACCATGGTAGTCTATCCAGGGCGACTGAGATATTAGAATTTGTAGTAGACAGTTGTTTCGGGGATTGCAAGCTGTTACTATCCCAACTGTAAATTATGGgatttggatcccacattgaaaaATTTCATGTCTCCCAATTGCAATGGACAAACTACCATGGTAAACTTTGGTGTTCTGACTCCTGGTGAGGGGTTCATATGGTTTTTAGGATGTGATTCTCCCCAGATTCATATTATGTCTTCCAATTGCAATTGTGTGACTCCTACATTGTAAGTGCGGTTGGTAACGCCAACATTGTAGAGTTTTTGAGATGTGGTTTGAATAAGTTTTGGTAAATTTATCATAACTTGGTTCAAGAAACATTGACTGTCATATTTTTGAAGCATAAAGTCAACTTGCAAGACTATATCTTATGGATTATCAATGTTAAATGTCACTGCTTCGTTTTGTTTGATACAAGCATCGTTATATGCCATCAAAAAGGGGAAATTTAGTATATAGACATTGTTACTGTGATTATGCCCAATAATGTTGGTATTCTATGAATTGTATTCATTAAGTACTTACCTCTGTTTGCAGGTGGTAAAAGTATATGTATCTGTTTTTGGAGATGATAGAGGGAAGGAGGTTGCAATTGCTGGGTTGAAATCTAAAGCTAAGTATGTTCGTAGTGAGTTGGGTAGGCGTATGAAGTTGCGGCTGACTCCTGAGATACGCTTTATTGAAGATGAATCTTTAGAGAGAGGAAGCAGGGTAACAACTTATCAAATGTTGTTCTTCATTTTCGCAGTTGTGTTTTTGCTTTGTAGTACATGCAATTGTATTTTGGATTTGTGATACTTTTTAGCATCTTCTCTTCATTTtatattccaaaattttatttgtttctgcTCGCACCTCCAACCCAAACTGATATGTTGATTCAATCTATTTCAGGTAATTGCAATATTAGATAGGATTAAGGCAGAAAAAGAggtttcaaaaagtcaaaagggGGAACAACTTGAATCAGATGATTTGCCCGAAGATGAGAAAGATTGGGAGGGTGATGATCCTGATGAAGACATCATATATGTGAAATAGCAGTGCGCTTAGTCAAGCCAGCATTTTAATTGTTCATCTTACAGCAGAACTACCATGTTCTGAGGTATTCTTAGTCTTTAGTAGAGATGATTGCCATTTAAACTTATTGATAGACATCCTAAGCCATCCCAAATTCTCAAATATGATGGCCACGCAAACAAAGTCGAGCTCAACAAGATAAAATTGCTTTAGCTCGAGTTGGTTCATTCAAGCTGAACAATGAGCCAGACCCGACatatttcaactcaaattcatccCTATATGTGGAACCAAAACTTGGAACATGTTTAAGAATGTTAAGGATGGTATTTCATCATTACTAAGACTATGGTGCAAAGATTAGTTGTTTTCACGTGCTGAGTTTGGGGTATCATTTAATTTgcatttaataatttgaaagtgAATGGAGGTTTCAGCTTTCATGCTAAGATTTAACAGCCACAGAGGTTGTCATCGagtatttgaattgaattgatatttCGAGATTTGAGAAACCTGTTCTTATACCTGATATTCGGTTGATATTAATTCTCAAATATGGCTGGATTCCATGCATGCCAACCCCAACCCCAACCCCAACCCCAACCCCACACAAGACATAGTTTGAgatcagtttaaatttaaaagaaatagcTTGACAatgatttaaaatcaattagCTCATCAGCATAAAAgcaattcaattttgaattcaattcaagttgTCTTGAACTcagtttattttatgaaaacaagtttAATCTCTTACTTGAACTCAATTCGAACAACTTAGATTAAATTCAACCTTAATCTCAAAGGCATTGCAACAGAGCAAAAAGATCATCACAGCTACTTAACACAAAATTATTACTTCTGCCAAAGGccaaaaaatgatagaaattgCCATTACCAACATAAATTGTCAAGGTCATAGAAAAAGGAGCATTTGAGGAATAACATATCTCACCACCACCGTGGACTAATTCTGAGTAAAACTTGAGCAGCAACAAAgcgcacaaaaataaaaaccaatcaGACTGGACAGAAAAAGCATTGGCAGTTGGGGACCTAAAAGTAACTGaggattattattttaaacaaagGAGGAAATCATTCAACATTAAATTGTTACGAAAGTGAAAATTGTCACTGCCAATTAAGTGCAGTTTCTCTTAAAGGACTAActctcaaaaacaaaaattgacaaAAGCAGCCTGCAAGGTCTGCAAAACCATTCCCCATTAAAGATTATTTCTGTACTCAAATGTTCACCCAACATGAGATAGATCCCATCACCTTCAATGATGAGCCTTTACTTCAGCTTTCTTGTGAGATCTTGCCTTTGCCTGTCACAAAAATATACACATTAAGCGAATACAAAGGTACATAAGTAATCCATTGGCGTATATATACGCAAAAGTATAGATGAAAGGAAAACACAGCATCAACAGTGCATCTTCCACAAGAACAAAGCAGAACCAGTATCTACAAATCCCAAAAAGTTATTACGGACTAAAGTACATCACTCTCACAACCCTGCCTCTGAATTTATACTTTTACTTAAAGGGTGGATTCAAGCCGAACTTGCTTGAGTTCAGCCCAATgttcaattcaaacaaactaAGCTCAAGCTAACAAAGGATCCTCTGCTTGAGATTGACACTGGAGCTCACCTTGCCAGCAACTCTTTTTGTCCCATTCTTCAGCAATTCTTGTTCTTCGCCAGCATGACTGTTCACCAGATCAAGTAAGCCAAGATTGAGTTCAAGCTGGCCATTCTAGATTCGAGCCAAACACAAGCTGGTCCTTGTTTGGGCTGGGCTAGACTCAAATCCACCCCTGCTTTCACTTGATgcagaattttttaattaagcaAATTCCCTTGGTACTCCCTGTTCACTCACAATCTACTGATCTAAAACTAAAAGTCACAATCATTAACTTAGTAAGAAAAACTAATATCATACATATACTTAAGCATCCTCTGAACCCTGCAACTTTGGCGAATTGTAGACAAAAACCACAgcaaattaagattaaatatcTAATATTAGCCAAAAATTCTCagttaaaaacaaacaattagcGATAATcccaaaaactaaaattccaatacaaaaacattaatttaCAGTAAAATGCAATTAAAACCAAACAGCTTGCGCACtcaacattaaattttaaatcaaccAGAACCATCAATTTACAAAATAGGAACCAGAAGATGTTAGAAGTACCTTGAGGTACTTGAGCTTGATGTTGCCATAAACAAGCCCAAATGAGAAAGCCGAAACACGAGCCACCTATAGATTATCGCCAACAAAAGCCAGATCACAGagtcaattttttcttttcatgacgaataaaccaaaatttattctatttaaaaagaaaaagaaaatagaagacCACAATTTGTgttgattaaaagaaaaagaaaaagaaaataccaaAGCAAGAGTGCTGGTGCCGGAGTAGGGACCAGGAGGTGGCGCCATCTAAATGCTTGCTAAGCTATCCTATGAGTCGATGAGTTtaaagacgaagatgaagaccAAGTCTTACTGAAGTGAAGCCCATATCTTGACTTTATTGAGCCTGGCCCAACTCTCAAGCCGGCCCAAAATCTCTGGCCCATTGGAAAATTTTGCTTGATTTTATAGGATTGGCAAGTAAAATCCCTTTAGGCTCCCAAGTTAgtcaaactaataaaatattaaaatttgtaaaaaaatatctagactcaagttattattatgtttatgaaATTCTAGTCTATTTGATACAATagttatgaatttgattattgttttggGTTTACTCATCCACTAATATGaatagggttttgggtttaaaaaaatctctttaaatGATAActttaaatactaatataattatcttataataatatatcattattaatacataaattaatatttataattaatatatatagtatttccCAATATTCTTTCCCCAGTTCTATTACCATTAAAACAAAGTAATGTAAAAggtcaaaaaataattttccataaaaaaataatagcacTAGAAAAGGTATGATTTTGctgaaaatcatatatatttttatgagaaTCACAACCCTTTTTAAactggccaaaggactattttccaccaaagATATGTTACAttcctaagttttcttcttttaactttgaaaatcttaaatactcACCTAcaaacagttaaatttaacgaaaccctaacatcttaaaattttatctcttttttttttcccctaacccttaaaaactaaccatttccccctaggttaagttttgaaaaatggaaTTCCCCCTccaagggtttagttttcaatcctcgaCATCAAATCTAGTGTCATCGCCTATGACAAAGTTTTCCCAatgcaccaccatgctccgatGACCTCTCTTTCTAGGAGAAGACGTCTaagaagacgatcatcttcccaaacgGAGACAAGGTCATCTTCTTTGTTTAggaagacgaagagtttcatCCTCTTCAACTTTCCAGGCGAAGACAGTGCCAGATCTAGGTCGATCAAcattccagaggagagaagagaggtcgtTGGAGCATGGTGATGCGTCAGGAAAGCTTTGTTGTTGACGATGTCCTAGATTTGGCtttggggattgaaaactaaaccctaaggggggggggggaatgctatttttcaaaacttagtctAAGGGGAAATGGTTAGCTTTTAGGGGTtagaagggggggggggggggggggggggcaactggattaaattttaatttatttataaggccaaaggactatttcccacccaaagcaTGCgtatttctcaagtttccccttgttaactttgaaaatctcatttacccactcatgggctgttaaaattcattgagtcaattagttatatcattctccccaacccctaaaccctaaaaactaataatttcacctcaacccaagttttaaaaaacagcattttccccttagggtttccaatttttagattcaatttttcggtGTCGTTTCTTCCATCTTCGTCTTTGGACGAAAATGATTCGTCTTTGTCAGGGATGAAGAACAGTAGTTTTCGTCTGAAAGGAGACGACTTGTCTTTGTTTGAACGgagacgactcgtcttcgtcGACAACCATTCCCAAGAGAGCCGTCAGAAGGAGACCGTGTCGGAGAAGAAGAGGCATTGCCTAGAGGTCAccgaagaggaagaaacgacatcgaaaaattgaatctaaaaaattgaaaaccctaggagggcaaaatgatattttttaaaacttgagtttggagaaattattagtttttagggtttatgggagaaaattaaatcaaatttaagtttatttttaataatacaaataaaatgacaattttacttttgaaactattaattttaaccatccaCATGtaggtaaataggattttcaaagttaacaagagaaatcttgaaaaaacaatataccttggatgagaaatagtcctttggccccatttataatattatagataaaatgataattttattttttaaaccattaattttaataatttatagataggtaaataagatttttaaaattaacaagaaaaaacttaaaaaaatagcaTACCTTGattgggaaatagtcatttggccttttaaacctcctatcaaattttcaaatccatAATGAGAGAGAAGTGTCAACAAAAGTCCCTCGAATCAAGTGGAAAAGTCTTGgtcaaaatataaacaatattgacGGCAATGTCATTaccaaaatcttaaaatttctttccaaaGTATATTGATTTATGTCCAATTTCGGAGAAACCAAATATGGCAGTggcttaaattttaattaagtagtAACGTACAATGCACCATTACcagatgcatgcatgcattcTGA
Encoded here:
- the LOC123226906 gene encoding peroxisomal nicotinamide adenine dinucleotide carrier-like isoform X1 translates to MSSAIANGLAGAGGGIIAQIITYPLQTVNTRQQTERIAKKGLVASSNASERPSGGTLRQILLLIKTEGWGGLYSGLTPSLFGTAASQGIYYYFYQLFKNKAEAIAIANKRKGRGDGTVGMFSWLIVAALAGSLNVLLTNPIWVLVTRMQTHTQAERKIMEAKREAIMSEASECSTSPTLQEKLAELDSIKPHPYGTFHAAREVYMEAGITGFWKGIVPTLIMVCNPSIQFMIYEGSQKHLRKKRAAKKQGFKNLSALEVFLLGALAKLGATVSTYPLLVVKSRLQAKQEIGGNISLRYSGTLDAIIKMIRYEGLPGFYKGMSTKIVQSVFAASVLFMIKEELVKAYMLMAVKIQEVAPNLIK
- the LOC123226906 gene encoding peroxisomal nicotinamide adenine dinucleotide carrier-like isoform X2, with product MSSAIANGLAGAGGGIIAQIITYPLQTVNTRQQTERIAKKGLVASSNASERPSGGTLRQILLLIKTEGWGGLYSGLTPSLFGTAASQGIYYYFYQLFKNKAEAIAIANKRKGRGDGTVGMFSWLIVAALAGSLNVLLTNPIWVLVTRMQTHTQAERKIMEAKREAIMSEASECSTSPTLQEKLAELDSIKPHPYGTFHAAREVYMEAGITGFWKGIVPTLIMVFLLGALAKLGATVSTYPLLVVKSRLQAKQEIGGNISLRYSGTLDAIIKMIRYEGLPGFYKGMSTKIVQSVFAASVLFMIKEELVKAYMLMAVKIQEVAPNLIK
- the LOC123227034 gene encoding probable ribosome-binding factor A, chloroplastic, which produces MLHVFSSHNLHTRQPFLGFHHHRPNPLPNTAFLSAAWALKPTAEIHLRRGHSIKCMANPRRVKMVAKQIMRELSDMLLTDKVLQFAVLPEAALGADRYLSSLTTISDVEVSGDLQVVKVYVSVFGDDRGKEVAIAGLKSKAKYVRSELGRRMKLRLTPEIRFIEDESLERGSRVIAILDRIKAEKEVSKSQKGEQLESDDLPEDEKDWEGDDPDEDIIYVK
- the LOC123227067 gene encoding uncharacterized protein LOC123227067, which translates into the protein MAPPPGPYSGTSTLALVARVSAFSFGLVYGNIKLKYLKAKARSHKKAEVKAHH